From the Malaclemys terrapin pileata isolate rMalTer1 chromosome 11, rMalTer1.hap1, whole genome shotgun sequence genome, the window CCTTTTATGAATGGTGGACTTGGAGCAACCAGCCCATTAGGAGTTCATGCTTCTGCTCAAAGTCCAATGCAGCACTTAGGTGTAGGGATGGAAACATCACTACTTGGGTTTCCTGCAATAGGCAGTAATTTAAGTGAGGTGCAGAAGGTCCTACAGATTGTGGACAACACGGTTTCCAGGCAGAAAATGGACTGCAAGGCTGAAGAGATCTCAAAGCTGAAGGGTTATCACATGAAGGATCCATGCCCTCAAACCGAGGAACAAGGAGTTACTTCCCCTAATATTCCACCAGTGGGTCTTCCAGTAGTGAGTCATAATGGTGCCACTAAAAGTATTATTGACTATACATTAGAAAAAGTCAATGAAGCCAAAGCTTGTCTCCAGAGCTTGACCACAGACTCAAGGAGGCAGCTCAGTAATATTAAAAAAGAGAAGCTGCGTACCCTAATAGATCTGGTAACTGAAGATAAGATGATAGAGAACCACAATATATCCACTCCATTTTCATGCCAGTTCTGTAAAGAAAGCTTTCCTGGTCCCATTCCCCTGCATCAGCATGAGCGTTACCTGTGTAAGATGAATGAAGAAATCAAGGCAGTCCTTCAACCTCATGAAAACATGGTACCCAACAAACCTGGAGTGTTTGTTGATAAGCAAGCCCTCCTGTTGTCATCAGTACTTTCTGAGAAAGGAATGACTAGCCCCATCAATTCATACAAGGACCACATGTCTGTACTTAAAGCATATTATGCTATGAATATGGAACCCAACTCTGATGAACTACTGAAAATTTCCATTGCCGTTGGCCTTCCTCAGGAATTTGTGAAGGAATGGTTTGAACAAAGAAAATTCTACCAGTATTCAAGTTCCAGGTCACCATCACTGGAAAGGACCAGTGCCAAGGCGGTGCTGGCTGCCACTAACACTCCCACTAAAGACTCTTTGTCAGCCAGATCTCCAATAAAGCCTGTGGACTCTATAACTTCACCATCTATAGCTGAACTCCACAACAGTATTACTAATTGTGATACTCCTCTCAGGCTAACAAAACCTACACATTTTACCAATATTAAACCAGTTGATAAATTGGACCACTCCAGGAGCAATACTCCTTCTCCTTTAAATCTTTCTTCcacatcttctaaaaactcccATAGCAGTTCTTACACTCCAAACAGTTTCTCCTCTGAGGAGCTTCAGGCTGAGCCTTTGGACTTGTCTTTACCAAAACAAATGAAGGAACCCAAAAGTGTTATAGccacaaagaacaaaacaaaatctagTAGCATAAATTTAGACCACAACAGTGTTTCTTCATCATCTGAAAATTCAGATGAGCCGCTGAACTTGACTTTTATCAAGAAGGAGTTTTCTAATTCAAATAATCTGGATAAAAGCACTAACCCAGTGTTTGGTTTGAACCCATTTAGTGCCAAACCTTTATATACAACACTCCCACCACAAAGCGCATTTCCTCCGGCCACTTTTATGCCACCAGTCCAGACCAGTATTCCTGGGCTGCGACCATACCCAGGACTAGATCAAATGAGCTTCCTACCACATATGGCCTATACTTATCCAACTGGAGCAGCTACTTTTGCTGATATGCAGCAAAGGAGAAAGTTCCAGCGGAAACAAGGATTTCAGGTACATAGTCATAATTGGTTTGTTTTGAAAGGCTACATTTCAGTATCCCTTGTCATGTCCTTTTATATGAAAAAAACAGTCCCCAAAGTTAAATGAAACCTTTCCAACAGACATAGAATTTTAGCTTGAACTTGAAAAGTAGGGTGGGAACATTTATTCAATACAGAAGACATATGAACACATTTAAtgtttatagggtgaccagactgcatatgtgaaaaatcaggacaggaggtagggggtaataggaacctatataagaaaaagacccaaaaatcgggactgtccctataaaatagggatatctggtcaccctaaatgtttAGCTTTTAATTTCATTAGGGTTATATTTGTCCTCCACGAGAATTTTATATACCTGTCAATGGCCCAGAGAATTCCCATTGACAGAAAACACTGCCCTGTACCTCCATAATGGTTCTGCACCACTACAAATCCTGTAGGCTCCCTAGCACCATGGCTCCATTGGAACTGCTCTGCCTGGAACGTCCCCCAGCTTATGGCAGCCTCCAAGACCCACAGGGAGGACTCCATATTTTCTTAACTAGTTTCTATGAAGTCAGAGGAGGGACAATGTGTATCCCTacccttggccctgcctcaggccaacctacacctcccctcAGCACATCCAGTTCCCATTACTTACCCCTACATTGACTTACCACACAGAGGCTTGCAGGAGGGCCAGAAATGGAAAGGAATGGTCTGTGGAAGTGGCATCTGAGCCCACCCATTTCCATGTAAAGGCCCCTCCATGTTTATATCTAAGGGGCATGATTTGGGTTACATTTGTTAGTTCCTGGGTATGATCCTATAATCCTTTCTCAGGTAAagtcccatagaaatcaatgagTAAAGGGTATATGATCTGTTCACTTAGGTAAATATGCCAAAAGGTTAGTCTAGTGAAATCACTTTCCTCTACAGATATTCATAGTGTGTAAGAATATACGTGTGTATGTATTAAAATATAAGGTACACAGTTTAGTTAAATGAGTTTAATTGATTATAGATGAATACGTTTTTACATTTGTGGACATTCCCCTATGACCTATTATGCTCCATTAGTAATTTTGCTAACAATGTTTTATTGTTTCAAATGTGAAAATCAGGTATGGCTTAACGTTATAGCCTGTAATCCCTCTTTGCACAATAGGAGCATAAATAGCACTGCACCTCCATAACAGCTGTTCCACTATTCCAATTTACAGTACATCTGCCCTCTTTGTAAATGTATTTAAGCCTATTTAATCTTCTCTAATATTAATTAGTGCAAACCTAGTCTAAGAAAACTGAACTGTGTGATAGCAAATGGAAATGTATGTTATCATGCAAGTTTGCACTCTCTTTGGATCAAGACAAAATAAATATCAAGAAATTTAATAATTTACTGATCCACATTCATTATTGCTTAATGCTGAAGGCTGTTTTAACATAGATAGAACATTGATAAAAAGTGTTATTAATATTCCCTATTTCaaattacaaaattaaatataaaaatatagctTGAGGCCTTTAGTCGGGAGACATACATTTAAATGGATTGCATAATAATAACATTTTGTACCTAAatataaaattcaattaaaacctTTCTACAGATACAGAATATATCTACAGTTCAGTGTTTTGACAGAAAAGATCTTTAGTTGTTCCTTATATTTATTTCATAAAAGATATTAAAATACCTTTTATGATCTTTGAATGTAGTCTTTTACATGATCATTTCCTGCTCCCTGAAATACTTAGCATCTATATCATAAACACTCTCTGTTTAGATAATTCATACAACTTCTTACTACACAGTGTTCAAAAGAAGACAGAGTTTTCTAAGGCAGTTGAAGACCAAGAGGGACAGTGACAGAAGCAGATGTTCCTTGGTAGCAAGGTCCAGTCTTGTAAACATTTTCTACTGGGCGTAGTTATTATCATGAGTAGCCCATGAGCCAGTGGGACTAGTCATGGTATTAAGCACTGTGCTCAGAAGTTTtatcaggatcaggtccttgctGAGTATCATTTTAAGTCTTATAGAATAGCTCCCTAATTCTATATACTGTAGGAAGACAAGATGCTGCAGTAAGCCACAAAATACAGGAAGCACAGTGTTTTACATAAACAATTTGGTTACATCGCAGGGAGAATTGCTTGATGGAACACCAGACTACATGTCAGGCCTAGACGACATGACAGACTCTGACTCCTGTCTGTCCCGAAAGAAGATCAAGAAGACAGAAAGTGGCATGTATGCATGTGACTTATGTGACAAAACATTCCAGAAAAGCAGTTCCCTTCTGCGACACAAATATGAGCACACAGGTATGAATGCCTTAAATGTGTAGTTAGACTTTCATTGCATGTTGTACATTTCATAATATTTAATGAGTACACTTGTGCGACATAAGATGCAGCATATGCTGAGACTTTCAACAAGAAAGAAATAATGTGTTTTCTTTGCTCAGattgactttttttctttacttgtttatttgttgtttgtgcttttttgtttgttttgttttgttgcatcTTAATATCTTTTTTGCTCACCCCAAAATACAATGTACAGACTATGAGCCCAATCCTGACAGATCTTGTCCCACTGAAAGCAACGGGAATTGAGGGCACTCAACAGCTCACAGGATAAATCCCTATGTTAACAAATTTCAAGGGAGGCTGCCCCAGTGGCATAGTTAGAGAATGAAATTTGATATATTACAAGGCCTGGAATGAGGAGTGATATTGTTTCTTACTCAGGATCTAATCCCGcaccatttaaatcaatagaaaAATTCCCTTTGCCTTAATGTAAAGTGTAAAACCTGCCCCTCAATGAGCTATTTAACCAGAGTAAATCCCTCTCATTGGCTTGAAGTGCCTAAAGAGAGAGAGGTTGCATCTTACTTTTTCACTTTTTACTGCCTCATTATACAGCAATTGTTAACTGTTTCCAAGTGCAGGTGGTTTTGGCTATTGTGAAGAAGGGGTGGAGGTTAATGTAAAATGGGAGCCTAAGATAAAGAAGTGTGTAAAAACCCTACAGTCCCCACTTACATTGGCCATGATAGACTATATCTCCTTCAAGGTGATCATTCCCTTGACTTGAGCCCAGGGCAGAACTGGATTAGGAAATGAAAAACCCACACTTTagttcaaaatattttggaaaggggaaaaacaggACTTGGGGTCCAAAAAACAATACAAACAGCTAGTTTCTTGAGACAGCATAAAAATATGATATCAGTTTTCATGTTTCAGAAAAGATGCCAATCTCCAACTGCTTAGGGTTAGGAAACTTTTAACTTGGCACAGTGCTTCCAAAACGTGAGTGAAGCCCTGCTTTAGGAAAATGAAATGAGTCACACCTtcccattcttcttcttcttcttcaaccaCATCATGTGTGGTTAAAAACCTACACACCTCAATTAAAACATCTTCCATGTCCCCACACCCTTGGCTAGTACTTCATGTCCCCTcccctcacaaacacacacacacatttcggGAAACCCATCTGTAGATCTTTATAATGTGATACCTCCTCTCCTTTCTTACGTGCCTTGAGGAGCTGTAAAATAGCTAACAAAGTTGACATTTAAAGTATCATCATTGGCATCTGAGGTTccgcccattgaaataaatgcacACCTCAGAGCTAGTGTataggctctctgcaaactcaggcagacctCTCTGAACTGATTACACTTGcttcacattttgaaggtttgTTTCACAGCCATAACCGCTAGAGAAggacttttctttaaaatgaaagctgagcctCTGGATTACAATTTAATAGTTTACCGGCCCTCTGCCCCCTATCCTTTGCATTTCCTTGGGGTGGTGCACCCTCACTGAGAAACATTGCCTTATGGGCAAGAATTTTTATAATTGTTCATTTTGGGGTTTctagcatcttcctctgaagcatctggtgcttaTCACTGTCACAAACTGAATACTGGAGTATCATTAGTCTGATCCTGCATGCCAGTTCCTATTGTCCTAAATCAGGATGACTCATAATAAAGACATCAAACAGTGGGGTAACATTACCCTCCCCCCTACAATCATGGTTCTGAGCCTACAGAGATGCCCGTGGTAACCTTCTTCAAGTTGcaggtaaaaataaaatggaatttgAAGAGACATTTTAGAAAATGCTGGTGATAGTGTTAAAACTGAGTTATAAAAAAATTACtggcatgttttaaaaaaacaactaacaTTTGTCATGGAAGTTTAGCAGCTGAGGTTTGGACTGTGCTTTAGATAAATTTCATCATCTTATGATCATTCCTTCTTACACtttagttctatttttttagctaaatCCCTCACAGAAAAATAGGAAGGAAGTTAAAATGCACATGGGATtaggaaagaaaattaaaagcaacattttggACCAGACTGGTTGGTTCATTGCTGAAAATGAGTTTCACGTTGCTTTATTCAGATCAAATTGTTTATTCCATACAAGAAGCTTTGAAGGCTTTACGCCCCTGCACCTTTTCTCTCCTGAATGATTTTATTGCAGCCATCTGCAAACATTATGGTTTACTACATGACTACCGTAAAGCTCTTATGTTAGAACTGGCCTTCATATATATCGGGATCCGGACATATGGTCCAGTCCCATAAAGTTGGAGTCCATAAGGTAGACAGACATACAGTTGAAAGACTGAAAATTTGACATGTTGAAATGCGGGCAATCACCTTGATTTGCAAAATTTACTATTTGAAAAATCGAAAATATGTTCTGGTATATAAAAAGGACTATCTACTGCCTCGAAAAACATTGTCCAGCTATAGGATGCTAAATTTCCTCTCTCTTCACTACTCTGCTTCTCTTGGCTTTTCAACCATATGTCTATCAATTTTATGGGATTTAGCCTTATGATCCAGAACATATATATGGTGTCATATTTAATACAGTAGAACTACTGTATATCGAAGCTCTAGTGGTAtttacagagaggaaggatggtcttgtggcaaAAGCGTAGATGCTGAAGCTATAAGATCTGTGTTTTGTCCTGCTTTGCCTCAGACTTCCTCCGTGAATTTGAGCAAattacttaatctctctctcatcTTTTCCTATCTGTGAAACGGGGAAATTATACCAGCCTACctctcaggggtgttgtgaatCTTAATTCAAGCACACTGAAATCCTCTGATGGAAGTGCTAtataaagtgcaaagtattattatgaatttattttattttatggaaCTTCCAAACGTCATGTTGTAGAGGGCTGTGGAAGCTCTGCAGATCTCGATTCGACTGGCTTTGATAGCTCATTCACTACCTTTGGAGGCATGAAGTAATAGGATTTTACGATAAAGATGAAGTTTACAACCACTGTGATTCAAAAGAAATCTAATATTTCAAAGTTTTTCTTCATTTGCCCCTTTTGTTAATCTAAGTGAGTTTCAAATTGTTTTGATACTTTTGGAAAAAGCTATAGTTATGAAGCTGCAATTACATCTTTTAAGATATATATGAGaaatttcatatatttttttgaTCTGAGCAGCAAATGTGCAGGGATAGATACTCAGCTGACAGCATGATCAATCAGTACAGATCTAAGATTTCATAGTAGTCAGTTGAAGAGCTAGAAAGAGAAttcagatcttctgagtcccagtccaaaaCCCAATAATGCCATCAAAGGTTTCAAAAGGTGTCTCTCTTTCCATACTCAATCTGTGTTTAAGGCAAGACACTTTGTACCACACTTAACGTCTACTTCTGGATTCTGGATCATTATAACAGTTGGCCAAAAATTTTCAATTTCAAAAAAATTTTGCTCAAAAAAGGGagtaaatatttaatgaaaatttttcacaaaatgttccTCTTTTTTGCCCATCTCTAATCTTTATCCCttttacttcatttaaaaaatgtcttttagGGTCAGTCAGAACGCTTCCTGACCTTCCTAGAGTAACACAAATAGAGAACCCAGCTTATGAATATTTGCTATTGGATTCCTATTTTATTTCACTTCCCAGATAGTCTCCTTAGAATGGTCTTGGTGCTCTCTTATTATAGCAGTTGTATCCATGAGATGGCAGGACATTTTTATAAAACGTAACAGGGCTAAACCTTAATCATTACTGGTGGGCTTATTTTACCTGCTTACACATCAACCACATATATTATCTATTGATGCTGTTGTGTTTGTCTAAACCTATACTAAAAATCTGCAGGT encodes:
- the ZEB2 gene encoding zinc finger E-box-binding homeobox 2 isoform X2; amino-acid sequence: MKQQIMADGPRCKRRKQANPRRKNVVNYENVVETGSETDEEDKLHIAEDDSIINTLDQETSPASVPNHESSPHVSQALLPRDEEEDEMRESGVDHTWHNSEILQASVDGPEEMKEEYDTMGPEAAIQTTGNNGTDLPPGTPDAFAQLLTCPYCDRGYKRLTSLKEHIKYRHEKNEENFSCPLCSYTFAYRTQLERHMVTHKPGTDQHQMLTQGAGNRKFKCTECGKAFKYKHHLKEHLRIHSGEKPYECPNCKKRFSHSGSYSSHISSKKCIGLISVNGRMRNNIKTGSSPNSVSSSPTNSAITQLRNKLENGKPLSMSEQTGLLKIKTEPLDFNEYKVLMATHGFSGASPFMNGGLGATSPLGVHASAQSPMQHLGVGMETSLLGFPAIGSNLSEVQKVLQIVDNTVSRQKMDCKAEEISKLKGYHMKDPCPQTEEQGVTSPNIPPVGLPVVSHNGATKSIIDYTLEKVNEAKACLQSLTTDSRRQLSNIKKEKLRTLIDLVTEDKMIENHNISTPFSCQFCKESFPGPIPLHQHERYLCKMNEEIKAVLQPHENMVPNKPGVFVDKQALLLSSVLSEKGMTSPINSYKDHMSVLKAYYAMNMEPNSDELLKISIAVGLPQEFVKEWFEQRKFYQYSSSRSPSLERTSAKAVLAATNTPTKDSLSARSPIKPVDSITSPSIAELHNSITNCDTPLRLTKPTHFTNIKPVDKLDHSRSNTPSPLNLSSTSSKNSHSSSYTPNSFSSEELQAEPLDLSLPKQMKEPKSVIATKNKTKSSSINLDHNSVSSSSENSDEPLNLTFIKKEFSNSNNLDKSTNPVFGLNPFSAKPLYTTLPPQSAFPPATFMPPVQTSIPGLRPYPGLDQMSFLPHMAYTYPTGAATFADMQQRRKFQRKQGFQGELLDGTPDYMSGLDDMTDSDSCLSRKKIKKTESGMYACDLCDKTFQKSSSLLRHKYEHTGKRPHQCQICKKAFKHKHHLIEHSRLHSGEKPYQCDKCGKRFSHSGSYSQHMNHRYSYCKREAEEREAAEREAREKGHLEPTELLMNRAYLQSITPQGYSDSEERESMPRDGESEKEHEKEGEDGYEKLGRQDGDEEFEEEEEESENKSMDTDPDTIRDEEETGEHSMDDSSEDGKMETKSDHEEDNMEDGM
- the ZEB2 gene encoding zinc finger E-box-binding homeobox 2 isoform X1, with protein sequence MKQQIMADGPRCKRRKQANPRRKNVVNYENVVETGSETDEEDKLHIAEDDSIINTLDQETSPASVPNHESSPHVSQALLPRDEEEDEMRESGVDHTWHNSEILQASVDGPEEMKEEYDTMGPEAAIQTTGNNGTVKNANCTSDFEEYFAKRKLEEGDGHAVSIAEYLQRSDTAIIYPEAPEELSRLGTPEANGQEENDLPPGTPDAFAQLLTCPYCDRGYKRLTSLKEHIKYRHEKNEENFSCPLCSYTFAYRTQLERHMVTHKPGTDQHQMLTQGAGNRKFKCTECGKAFKYKHHLKEHLRIHSGEKPYECPNCKKRFSHSGSYSSHISSKKCIGLISVNGRMRNNIKTGSSPNSVSSSPTNSAITQLRNKLENGKPLSMSEQTGLLKIKTEPLDFNEYKVLMATHGFSGASPFMNGGLGATSPLGVHASAQSPMQHLGVGMETSLLGFPAIGSNLSEVQKVLQIVDNTVSRQKMDCKAEEISKLKGYHMKDPCPQTEEQGVTSPNIPPVGLPVVSHNGATKSIIDYTLEKVNEAKACLQSLTTDSRRQLSNIKKEKLRTLIDLVTEDKMIENHNISTPFSCQFCKESFPGPIPLHQHERYLCKMNEEIKAVLQPHENMVPNKPGVFVDKQALLLSSVLSEKGMTSPINSYKDHMSVLKAYYAMNMEPNSDELLKISIAVGLPQEFVKEWFEQRKFYQYSSSRSPSLERTSAKAVLAATNTPTKDSLSARSPIKPVDSITSPSIAELHNSITNCDTPLRLTKPTHFTNIKPVDKLDHSRSNTPSPLNLSSTSSKNSHSSSYTPNSFSSEELQAEPLDLSLPKQMKEPKSVIATKNKTKSSSINLDHNSVSSSSENSDEPLNLTFIKKEFSNSNNLDKSTNPVFGLNPFSAKPLYTTLPPQSAFPPATFMPPVQTSIPGLRPYPGLDQMSFLPHMAYTYPTGAATFADMQQRRKFQRKQGFQGELLDGTPDYMSGLDDMTDSDSCLSRKKIKKTESGMYACDLCDKTFQKSSSLLRHKYEHTGKRPHQCQICKKAFKHKHHLIEHSRLHSGEKPYQCDKCGKRFSHSGSYSQHMNHRYSYCKREAEEREAAEREAREKGHLEPTELLMNRAYLQSITPQGYSDSEERESMPRDGESEKEHEKEGEDGYEKLGRQDGDEEFEEEEEESENKSMDTDPDTIRDEEETGEHSMDDSSEDGKMETKSDHEEDNMEDGM